In the genome of Candida dubliniensis CD36 chromosome 3, complete sequence, the window ctgctactactactactactactactactactactaataataataataatcttcaACCTGAAgttaaatatattgatcCTCAGtataaaaattatcaaaaccAATTGATGCCAAGTCAGAATACTGGATCTAATGCTACCAAGATTTCCTCAACTACACCACCACCCCCACCACAATCATTACtgaataatatcaatacgatcaataaaaatattgcATCGTCATCACTTGGTAATGCATCTTTTCCTcaagaacaacaatcaTTACATTCAAAccaacatcatcataacCAGCATCACCAACATCCACTTctccatcatcatcaataccAGCAGCAATCTTCATTACCTCCACCAACAACTATCTCATCTACAATTCCCACATCTTCACTTAGCatgcaacaacagcaacagcaacaacaacaacaacaacaacaacaacaacagttgtataataaacaattttacTAAGCATGTCTACAAATATTTCGTGTAGTATTTAATGTAAGggtttatatttttttgtatacATACATGTAACTACAAACTATCAACATCGCCATATTATTAACTCCCCTAAATTGTAAATCTTTTCGTGTCTCCTCTTAGGATTGCTTTTCTTGTTCCGCCAATTTACGTTGCACAACATTGATTTTATCCTGAGGCAATTGATTAGGTTTATCAACTCGAGTCCCAACTCTAATATCACTCTGGATCCTAACAACTCCCTGCTTTTCATGCAACAATTGGTGCATCTGTCCAATCAAATCCATAACTTGATCCCAAGGTCCAGCAATTGTGGTTCCCGCGGAATGTAATGTGGTTTCAAGGGGTGAATCACGGGCTAGTTTGGTGATAGCAGTAATTTCATCAGATACTGAACTAGAATTGGTACcaatctaaaaaaaaagaaaaaaaaatatttcaaattagtAATTTGGGACTAGGAAGAAGGTATAATgttatattcaattgatgaatcgGATTATGTGGTgcaattcatcaatattcaTACAATTGTGAAGTTGAATTATACATACTGgtattaaacaaatatcTGCTAAACAATGTAATGTTACTGCCATTATTGAATGTGAAATGATTAATTATGTTAGATATATGAAGTAGCAGACAGGAGGTTTAACCAAGacaagtttttttttttttttttttttttttttttttttttctttctcaaCATATATTTAGTCCTTATATACAGGTATATAACTATAAACATACGAGGGGGTTtcaatcatttattttaataagTTCAAGATGGAAAACCTTTTGAGGCCATTTTCATGGAAAGAAATACTCATAGTGAGAATCTCTTAAAAACCATCGTGTATGATATGTGGTGTGtggtttattatttttttttcaaacgGTTCTTCTTTATCGTTAGAAATCATGAATTTTCGACAAGGGAAACATACAACTTCTTCAGAAGACCATGTATTTCTATTCTTATTGAATATGCAGCGTATCAATTAATCTagtttaattattaattaaatgataGTATTACtaaaaaacaagaacatTTGTTATGTGGTGTACGGTACCCCACTGTCAGTTCTATCTTCAACTAATGGtaatcaaacaaaagaGATATAGATTAACTACATCTTTGGGTGCAGTTGAACATGTCTACAGGtcaataattcttcttttaacTAATAAATAAC includes:
- a CDS encoding cell wall biogenesis protein, putative (Similar to S. cerevisiae ECM15;~spliced gene) → MAVTLHCLADICLIPIGTNSSSVSDEITAITKLARDSPLETTLHSAGTTIAGPWDQVMDLIGQMHQLLHEKQGVVRIQSDIRVGTRVDKPNQLPQDKINVVQRKLAEQEKQS